One genomic window of Osmia bicornis bicornis chromosome 3, iOsmBic2.1, whole genome shotgun sequence includes the following:
- the LOC114872606 gene encoding E3 ubiquitin-protein ligase HECTD1 isoform X8 has protein sequence MADVDPETLLEWLNMGQGDERDMQLIALEQLCMLLLMSDNVDRCFECCPPRTFLPALCRIFLDQLAPDSVLEVTARAITYYFDLSPECIRRVIAMEGAVRGICSRLSGAGLGSRTSRDLAEQCIKALELVCAREAGAVLEAGGLPCALCFIREHGALVHRDTLHSAMAVVTRLCGKVEPQDKSLPDCIEALSTLLRHEDAHVADGALRCFASLADRFSRRNTDPAPLASHGLVSELLYRLSNAAGPGTSIAATSGNPKTPPPSSTTSTIPAPEANSCASVSTIISLLSTLCRGSPSITHDLLRSELPDAIEKALKGDERCALDSMRLVDLLLVLLFEGRSALGRNTSGGPSGPLLPRFRRPESAGEKSHRQLIDCIRSKDTDALIEAIDSGGIGVNFMDDVGQTLLNWASAFGTQEMVEFLCDRGADVNKGQRSSSLHYAACFGRPAIAKVLLRHGANPDLRDEDGKTPLDKARERVDEGHREVAAILQSPGEWMLPNQEHRKPETETEFTEPKGDPEMAPVYLKRLLPVFCATFQSSMLPSVRKASLSLIRKMVHYIQPELLVETCGSDRTGSCGAMLVEVIASVLDNEEDEDGHLVVLQMIQDLMIKGKDEFLEHFARLGVFSKVAALAGPQETTPEPEAESNQSEEQRMEDAKELLIGRAYHWGDWCICRGRDCLYVWSYAAALELSNGSNGWFRFILDGKLATMYSSGSPEGGTDTSENRGEFLEKLQRARSQVKPNSVSQPVLSRPGTIRLVVGNWALSSRKESELCIHNSDGQQQATILREDLPGFIFESNRGTKHSFTAETSLGPEFVSGWAGKRGKRSRSKIEAIKQKVKVQAQDIYECYFKAAQAQPRGVVAKLGAIVNQIEKACQKQQSGNREWRNILLSALDELKALLNEEGRVSAYELHSSGLVQTLLALLAAPPGPQPPTLRATKLRMQRIAVFKNCFHSKDANKEHNSAKILVQKLVSVLESIEKLPVYLYDTPGSGYGLQILTRRLRFRLEKATGESSLIDRSGRSLKMEPLSTIQQLESHLLKMVAKQWHDHDRSTFTFVKKLKEGNRITFKYQYDFDENGLLYWIGTNAKTCSEWVNPGQYGLVVVTSSNGRNLPYGHLEDILSRDPSALNCHTNDDRRAWFSIDLGVWIIPSAYTLRHARGYGRSALRNWMFQASKDGVTWTTLYAHVDDPSLNEPGSTATWTLEPPADETQGWRHLRLQQIGKNASGQTHYLSVSGFEVYGEVTGVCEDLGRAAREAEAGVRKQRRLIKSQVLRHLVAGARVARGLDWKWRDQDGVPPGEGTVTGELHNGWIDVTWDHGGSNSYRMGAEGKFDLRLVGSGLDTDNGTKNKSAGGVLTGRKSSSTPSLPDCTDTAMRGSVASTDQAASADNLAAKQAAESIAESVLSVARAEAVVAVTGEGGANSTGELSVVLHPRPDTTVTSDLATIVESLALNTDCPANSNSNRASSSSKPLFATVRGNKPGAGLLSLEATEVLDRVREGADRLRNNTNSFLSGELLSLVPVRISVAGELEENSLRIKSVQRHHSAITDATKECSRDKEASSSTQNTAGGCPVVVTNPMSVSVPNLACSDANNTLEPTAATGLLETFAAMARRRTLGPTGGQHIASNSNTGSNSRGPNSVSSLVRLALSPNFPGGLLSTAQSYPSLTSSGQVAGSGVTTTTGPGLGQALTMSLTSTSSDSEQVSLEDFLESCGGVASSSVGGGRTTGGPTLLTELEDDEDGVLEEEEDNDENDQEEDDEENEEEGDGCDAGYEEVMVSRNLLAAFMEEESSKRRAWDDEFVLKRQFSALIPAFDPRPGRTNINQTTDLEIPPPGSETQSSTRSGSLSMPRLSLTLKGPGLPGVPDVELPLTEPHASIFKTVQELMQLTELGSRQEKLRRIWEPTYTIIYKESRDEESSGRATPIVTLYSRSTTQSSSVCTVEDVLQLLRHVYVLSTTRDDGKHVDYENEESPCWVHPDDFTSKKITNKIVQQIQDPLALAAGALPNWCEELARSCPFLLPFETRRLYFSCTAFGASRSIVWLQTQRDAVLERQRTPGLSPRRDDIHEFRVGRLKHERVSVPRGEKLLDWAEQVMKVHASRKSILEVEFIGEEGTGLGPTLEFFALVAAELQRKDLGLWLCDDEEIHDTEQSHVSGEQVRPAGYYVTRPSGLFPAPLPQDSVTCDRAVRYFWFLGVFLAKVLQDNRLVDLPLSRPFLKLMCHGDITNNVNEKIGLSGITQESMSSSMSSSFISEEGETDVTYSSLEPPPWYSGLLDIEDLVFVDPVRGEFLKEIQASVAKRDRSLSDSHNTTDAETSLNITHPSGMSVPIEDLALTMTYSPSSKVFGYEHVELIEGCAETSVNVQNAKEYAEMTINYCLDRGVSRQLESFKAGFSKVFPMEKLHAFSPEEVRAMLCGEQNPQWTREDLLNYTEPKLGYTRESPGFQRFVNVLLSLTGPERKAFLQFATGCSALPPGGLCNLHPRLTVVRKVDAGSGGYPSVNTCVHYLKLPEYPTEEILKERLLAATRERGFHLN, from the exons ATGGCTGATGTGGATCCTGAAACTTTATTGGAATGGCTTAATATGGGCCAAGGAGATGAAAGAGACATGCAACTAATTGCATTAGAGCAATTATGCATGTTGTTGCTTATGTCTGATAATGTTGATCGATGCTTCGAATG CTGTCCTCCACGCACATTTCTTCCTGCATTATGTAGAATCTTTTTGGATCAACTTGCACCGGATAGTGTTTTAGAAGTGACTGCTCGAGCCATTACATATTATTTCGACCTATCACCAGAATGTATACGCAGAGTAATAGCCATGGAAGGTGCTGTAAGAGGTATATGCAGTCGCTTGTCCGGAGCTGGATTAGGTTCCAGAACTAGTCGGGATTTAGCTGAACAATGTATAAAG GCATTAGAGCTTGTTTGCGCAAGGGAAGCTGGTGCTGTTCTTGAAGCAGGTGGCCTTCCATGTGCTTTATGTTTTATTCGGGAACACGGAGCTCTTGTTCATCGGGATACGCTCCACTCGGCAATGGCTGTCGTTACTCGTTTATGTGGAAAAGTAGAACCACAAGATAAATCTTTACCAGATTGTATCGAAGCGTTATCGACATTACTCAGACACGAAGATGCACACGTTGCTGATGGAGCCCTTCGTTGTTTTGCATCATTGGCTGATAGATTTTCAAGAAGAAATACAGATCCTGCACCTTTAGCCTCCCATGGATTAGTTTCTGAGCTCTTATATAG GTTATCAAATGCAGCAGGACCTGGTACATCAATAGCAGCTACTTCTGGAAATCCAAAAACACCTCCACCATCCAGTACAACTTCAACAATACCTGCTCCAGAAGCAAACTCTTGCGCTTCTGTTTCCACTATAATTAGTCTTTTATCAACACTTTGTAGAGGATCACCTTCTATAACTCACGATCTCTTACGTTCTGAGCTACCAGATGCAATTGAGAAAGCTTTAAAGGGAGACGAACGATGTGCTCTTGATTCTATGAGATTAGTTGATTTATTGTTGGTTTTACTGTTTGAAGGGAGATCAGCGTTAGGACGTAATACGAGTGGAGGCCCATCGGGTCCTTTATTACCACGATTCAGACGGCCAGAAAGTGCCGGAGAAAAATCTCACAGGCAGCTAATTGATTGCATTCGATCGAAAGATACAGATGCATTAATAGAAGCTATAGATTCCGGAGGCATTGGAGTTAATTTTATGGACGACGTTGGACAGACATTGCTTAATTGGGCGTCTGCTTTTGGAACTCAAGAAATGGTTGAATTCTTATGTGATAGAGGGGCGGATGTTAATAAAGGTCAAAGATCGTCTAGTCTGCATTATGCTGCTTGTTTTGGAAGACCAGCTATCGCTAAAGTATTACTTAGACACGGAGCAAATCCAGATTTACGAGATGAAGATGGAAAAACACCACTAGATAAAGCTAGAGAGCGTGTAGACGAAGGGCATAGAGAAGTTGCAGCTATATTACAATCTCCTGGCGAGTGGATGTTACCAAATCAAGAGCACAGAAAGCCAGAGACAGAAACCGAATTTACAGAACCAAAAGGTGATCCTGAAATGGCTccagtttatttaaaaaggcTTTTACCGGTATTCTGCGCGACATTTCAATCATCAATGTTGCCCAGCGTTAGAAAAGCCAGTTTaagtttaattagaaaaatggtGCACTATATTCAGCCGGAATTACTTGTCGAAACATGCGGTTCCGATAGAACAGGAAGCTGTGGTGCTATGCTGGTGGAAGTAATTGCCAGTGTTTTGGATAACGAG GAGGATGAAGATGGACACTTAGTGGTTTTGCAAATGATACAAGATTTGATGATAAAAGGGAAAGATGAATTTCTAGAACATTTTGCTCGTCTGGGAGTCTTTTCGAAAGTTGCTGCACTAGCCGGACCACAAGAAACAACTCCAGAGCCAGAGGCAGAATCAAATCAATCCGAAGAGCAAAGAATGGAAGATGCTAAAGAACTTTTAATTGGAAGAGCTTACCATTGGGGAGATTGGTGTATTTGCAGAGGACGCGATTGCTTATACGTATGGTCGTATGCAGCCGCTTTAGAATTATCAAATGGAAGCAATGGATGGTTTAGGTTTATACTCGATGGAAAATTAGCAACAATGTACTCAAGTGGAAGTCCAGAGGGAGGGACAGATACTTCAG AGAATCGCGGTGAATTTTTGGAGAAATTACAAAGAGCACGTAGCCAAGTGAAACCGAATTCAGTGAGTCAGCCCGTATTATCACGTCCTGGTACGATTCGGTTAGTTGTAGGAAATTGGGCGTTATCTAGTAGAAAAGAAAGCGAATTGTGTATACATAATAGCGATGGTCAGCAGCAAGCAACTATTTTAAGAGAAGATTTACCAGGATTTATTTTTGAGTCAAATCGAGGTACAAAGCATTCCTTCACAGCAGAAACAAGTTTAG GCCCAGAATTTGTATCAGGATGGGCTGGCAAAAGGGGCAAAAGATCAAGATCAAAAATTGAAGCTATTAAACAAAAAGTTAAAGTACAAGCTCAAGATATTTATGAATGTTATTTTAAAGCTGCTCAGGCACAGCCACGCGGAGTAGTCGCTAAGCTAGGGGCTATTGTTAATCAAATAGAAAAAGCTTGCCAAAAACAACAGTCAGGTAATCGCGAATGGCGCAACATATTACTAAGCGCGCTAGATGAACTTAAAGCTTTACTGAACGAAGAAGGACGAGTTTCTGCTTACGAGCTGCATTCTAGCGGTCTCGTACAAACTTTACTTGCGCTGTTAGCAGCTCCGCCGGGCCCGCAACCACCAACATTGAGGGCAACGAAACTTAGAATGCAAAGAATAGCAGTATTCAAAAATTGCTTCCATTCGAAGGATGCCAATAAAGAACATAATTCCGCTAAAATTCTAGTCCAAAAGTTGGTTTCAGTATTGGAATCTATTGAGAAATTGCCTGTTTATTTATACGACACCCCAGGCTCTGGCTATGGCTTACAAATTTTAACTAGAAGATTACGTTTCCGATTAGAAAAAGCAACTGGTGAAAGTTCTTTAATAGACAGATCTGGTCGGAGTTTAAAGATGGAACCGTTGAGCACTATACAACAATTAGAGagtcatttattaaaaatggtAGCAAAGCAATGGCACGATCACGATAGATCAACATTTACATTTGTTAAGAAACTGAAAGAAGGCAATAGAATAACGTTTAAATACCAGTATGACTTTGATGAAAATGGTTTGTTATACTGGATTGGTACAAACGCAAAAACTTGTTCTGAATGGGTGAATCCTGGTCAATACGGTTTAGTTGTTGTTACATCAAGTAATGGAAGGAATCTACCTTACGGTCATCTTGAAGATATTCTAAGTCGTGACCCGTCAGCTTTAAATTGTCATACAAATGACGATAGGCGCGCGTGGTTTTCAATCGATTTAGGAGTCTGGATTATTCCAAGTGCTTACACACTGAGACATGCAAGGGGTTACGGTAGAAGTGCCTTGCGGAATTGGATGTTCCAGGCATCAAAGGATGGTGTAACTTGGACGACACTATATGCTCATGTAGATGATCCATCATTAAACGAGCCTGGCAGCACAGCCACTTGGACATTGGAACCGCCGGCCGATGAAACGCAAGGCTGGCGTCATTTACGATTGCAACAAATCGGAAAGAACGCTTCTGGTCAAACACATTATTTGTCTGTGTCTGGATTTGAAGTTTACGGTGAGGTTACTGGAGTCTGCGAGGATTTAGGACGCGCTGCTAGAGAAGCTGAAGCTGGAGTTCGAAAACAACGGAGATTAATTAAATCCCAAGTTCTTCGTCATTTGGTTGCTGGTGCTAGGGTAGCTAGAGGTTTAGATTGGAAATGGAGAGATCAGGACGGTGTTCCACCAG GTGAAGGTACCGTAACAGGAGAATTGCATAATGGTTGGATAGATGTAACATGGGATCATGGTGGTTCCAATTCTTATAGAATGGGTGCAGAGGGGAAATTTGATCTAAGATTGGTTGGAAGTGGTCTTGATACGGATAATGGAACCAAAAATAAAAGCGCTGGTGGAGTTTTAACTGGACGAAAATCGAGTAGCACCCCTAGTTTACCAGATTGCACCGATACCGCGATGCGTGGCTCGGTAGCTTCAACGGATCAAGCAGCGAGTGCTGATAACCTCGCAGCTAAG CAAGCCGCTGAATCGATAGCAGAAAGTGTGCTATCGGTCGCTCGTGCCGAGGCGGTTGTTGCTGTAACCGGCGAAGGTGGAGCAAATTCAACGGGCGAACTGTCCGTTGTATTACATCCCAGGCCTGACACTACCGTGACAAGTGATCTGGCAACAATTGTTGAAAGTCTTGCCCTTAACACTGATTGTCCTGCCAACAGTAACAGCAATCGCGCGTCTAGTAGTTCAAAGCCACTTTTTGCTACTGTGCGAGGAAACAAG cCGGGGGCTGGTTTATTGAGTCTTGAAGCTACTGAAGTATTAGACCGCGTCAGGGAAGGAGCTGACAGATTACGTAACAACACTAACAGCTTCTTGAGCGGTGAATTACTTAGTTTAGTGCCTGTTAGAATCAGCGTGGCGGGTGAATTAGAGGAGAATTCATTGAGAATAAAGTCTGTTCAAAGGCATCATTCAGCAATTACCGATG CTACCAAAGAATGTAGTCGGGACAAAGAAGCTAGCTCATCTACGCAAAATACAGCAGGAGGATGTCCTGTTGTTGTTACCAATCCCATGTCTGTGTCTGTTCCCAATCTTGCTTGTTCTGATGCTAACAATACACTGGAACCAACAGCTGCAACTGGTTTATTGGAAACATTTGCGGCAATGGCACGAAGACGAACTTTGG GACCTACAGGTGGACAGCATATTGCTTCTAATTCTAATACTGGTTCAAATTCACGTGGACCTAATTCGGTATCGAGTTTAGTTCGACTTGCCCTAAGTCCTAATTTTCCTGGCGGTTTACTTAGTACAGCTCAAAGTTATCCAAGTTTAACCAGTAGTGGTCAAGTAGCTGGTAGTGGTGTCACGACAACTACTGGACCCGGCTTAGGACAAGCACTTACAATGTCTTTGACTAGTACAAGTAGTGATAGCGAACAG GTCAGTCTTGAAGACTTTTTGGAATCTTGCGGAGGTGTTGCAAGTTCTAGCGTTGGTGGAGGTAGAACAACAGGTGGACCAACTCTTTTGACCGAATTAGAAGATGACGAAGATGGCGTGcttgaagaagaagaggataACGATGAAAATGATCAAGAG GAAGAtgacgaagaaaatgaagaagaaggagaTGGTTGCGATGCTGGTTACGAAGAGGTTATGGTTAGTCGCAATCTCCTGGCAGCTTTTATGGAAGAAGAAAGCAGCAAGAGACGTGCTTGGGACGACGAGTTTGTTCTTAAACGTCAGTTTTCTGCTTTGATCCCAGCCTTCGATCCACGACCCGGACGAACAAACATCAATCAG ACAACTGATTTGGAAATTCCACCACCTGGCAGTGAAACTCAATCAAGTACGCGGTCTGGATCATTGTCAATGCCTAGACTTTCTTTAACATTGAAAGGTCCAGGACTTCCAGGAGTGCCAGACGTTGAATTACCCCTTACAGAACCACACGCTAGTATTTTCAAAACGGTACAAGAATTAATGCAACTAACTGAATTGGGCAGCCGGCAAGAAAAATTAAGAAGAATATGGGAACCAACTTACac TATAATATATAAAGAATCTAGAGACGAAGAATCGTCTGGAAGAGCAACGCCAATTGTAACATTATATTCACGAAGTACCACTCAAAGCTCTTCAGTCTGTACGGTAGAAGACGTTTTACAGCTCCTGAGGCACGTTTATGTATTGAGTACTACTCGTGACGACGGTAAACACGTTGATTATGAAAACGAGGAATCACCGTGTTGGGTTCATCCCGATGATTTCACTTCAAAGAAAATCACAAATAAAATAGTACAACAAATTCAAGATCCTTTAGCACTAGCTGCTGGAGCTTTGCCAAACTGGTGCGAGGAATTAGCAAGGAGTTGTCCATTTTTATTACCATTTGAAACTAGACGACTGTACTTTAGTTGTACCGCTTTTGGAGCGTCCCGATCTATTGTATGGCTTCAAACACAAAGAGATGCGGTTCTTGAGAGACAAAGAACACCTGGTTTGAGTCCACGTCGCGATGATATTCACGAATTTCGTGTGGGTAGACTCAAACACGAAAGAGTCAGTGTACCTAGGGGAGAGAAATTATTAGACTGGGCAGAACAAGTAATGAAG GTCCATGCAAGTCGGAAAAGTATATTAGAAGTTGAATTTATCGGTGAAGAAGGAACAGGTCTGGGACCCACGTTAGAGTTTTTCGCATTAGTTGCTGCAGAGTTACAGCGCAAAGACTTGGGTTTATGGCTGTGCGATGACGAAGAAATACATGATACAGAACAGTCACATGTTTCTGGAGAGCAGGTTCGACCTGCAGGATATTATGTAACTCGACCAAGTGGATTATTCCCAGCACCTTTACCACAGGATTCGGTAACTTGTGATCGTGCTGTTCGATACTTTTGGTTCTTGGGTGTGTTCCTGGCAAAAGTTTTGCAGGATAATAGATTAGTAGATTTGCCGTTGTCCCGTCCTTTCTTAAAATTAATGTGTCACGGAGACATTACAAATAAtgtgaatgaaaaaattggtCTTAGTGGTATAACTCAAGAAAGTATGTCATCAAGTATGTCGAGTAGCTTTATATCAGAAGAAGGTGAAACAGACGTAACATATTCTTCGTTAGAACCACCTCCATGGTATTCTGGATTATTAGATATCGAAGATCTTGTATTCGTCGATCCGGTGAGAGGAGagtttttaaaagaaatacaaGCATCAGTTGCTAAACGTGATAGATCGCTTTCGGATAGTCATAATACTACTGACGCAGAAACGTCGTTGAATATTACTCATCCATCTGGAATGTCAGTGCCTATTGAAGATTTGGCTTTAACAATGACATATTCTCCTAGTTCAAAAGTGTTTGGATACGAGCATGTGGAATTAATAGAAGGATGTGCAGAGACATCAGTAAATGTGCAGAATGCGAAAGAGTACGCGGAGATGACAATTAATTATTGTCTCGATCGAGGAGTCTCTAGACAACTTGAATCATTTAAAGCCGGTTTTTCAAAAGTCTTCCCAATGGAAAAACTTCATGCTTTCAGTCCGGAAGAAGTAAGGGCTATGCTTTGCGGAGAACAAAACCCACAGTGGACCAGAGAAGATTTGCTCAATTACACTGAGCCAAAACTTGGTTATACAAGAGAAAG CCCTGGTTTCCAAAGATTCGTCAATGTTTTACTTTCACTGACTGGTCCAGAAAGAAAAGCTTTCTTACAATTTGCTACTGGATGTTCAGCTTTACCTCCTGGAGGATTATGTAATTTACATCCTAGATTGACTGTCGTACGAAAAGTAGACGCTGGATCAGGTGGTTATCCCTCTGTTAACACCTGTGTTCATTATTTAAAGTTGCCAGAGTATCCTACTGAAGAAATACTTAAAGAAAGACTCTTAGCTGCAACTAGAGAGAGAGGATTTCACTTAAATTAA